One Bradyrhizobium manausense DNA segment encodes these proteins:
- a CDS encoding amino acid ABC transporter permease has product MLYKFDFSFLLERWPAFLTGAWLTVQLTVLSIAIGFVVGTLCAVARLYGPRILRLSVGGYVELIRNTPLLVQIFIVYFGLSSMGLKLSAEVSAVIALVVNMGAYTTEIMRAGIQSIHRTQLEAADCLGLTRVQTILHVVLLPAVERVYPALTSQFVLLMLASSITSQISAEELTAVANNIQSDTYRSFEVYIIVAAIYLALSLLYRLAFKAIGLMVFARRRRLGTAL; this is encoded by the coding sequence ATGCTCTACAAGTTTGACTTCTCGTTCCTGCTCGAAAGGTGGCCGGCGTTCCTTACGGGCGCCTGGCTCACGGTTCAGCTTACCGTATTGTCGATCGCCATCGGCTTCGTTGTCGGCACGCTGTGCGCGGTCGCCCGGCTTTACGGCCCGCGCATCTTGCGGCTTTCGGTCGGGGGCTACGTCGAGCTGATCCGCAATACACCTCTGCTGGTGCAGATTTTCATCGTCTACTTCGGCCTGTCGAGCATGGGTCTCAAGCTCTCTGCCGAGGTGTCCGCCGTAATTGCGCTCGTGGTCAATATGGGGGCCTACACGACAGAGATCATGCGGGCGGGCATCCAGTCCATCCACCGTACCCAGCTAGAGGCGGCGGATTGCCTCGGCCTTACGCGGGTTCAGACGATCCTGCACGTCGTGCTGCTGCCGGCCGTCGAGCGAGTCTATCCCGCGCTCACCAGCCAGTTTGTGCTCCTCATGCTGGCTTCGTCGATCACCTCACAAATCTCGGCCGAGGAGCTGACTGCCGTCGCCAACAACATCCAATCCGACACGTACCGCAGCTTCGAGGTGTACATCATCGTTGCGGCGATCTATCTCGCACTTTCCCTGCTTTACAGACTGGCGTTCAAGGCCATCGGCCTCATGGTCTTTGCGCGCCGCCGGCGGCTGGGCACCGCCCTATGA
- a CDS encoding transporter substrate-binding domain-containing protein yields MTNTISRRLIAGLALAALSLSFAPAQADTLDGIKKAGKVRIAIDTAIPPFGMTDDKLQPTGSDVDTAQLLAKDLGVTLEIVTTTGPTRIPMLQTDKADLVISTLSITPERAKVIDFSIPYADHPSVVASLSTVPLKEMADLAGKKVAVVRGTTQDTDLTQQAKGAQLVRYEDDATMALAFASGQVDILATARSLLPAISKKNPARTAESRITMQTFYLAIGMRKDEPKLKEWVNGWVKSNLQNGKLGAIYKKYHGVDIPVEQLLKAGN; encoded by the coding sequence ATGACCAATACGATCTCCCGCCGGCTGATTGCAGGTCTGGCGCTCGCGGCCCTGTCGCTGTCGTTTGCACCGGCTCAGGCCGATACGCTCGACGGCATCAAGAAGGCGGGCAAGGTCCGGATCGCCATTGATACGGCCATCCCTCCCTTCGGCATGACCGATGACAAGCTGCAGCCGACCGGATCGGATGTAGACACCGCGCAGTTGCTCGCCAAGGATCTCGGAGTTACCCTGGAAATCGTGACCACCACGGGTCCCACGCGTATTCCGATGCTGCAAACCGACAAGGCGGACCTCGTCATCTCCACGCTGTCGATCACGCCCGAGCGCGCGAAAGTGATCGATTTCTCGATTCCGTATGCCGATCACCCGTCGGTTGTCGCCTCGTTGAGCACGGTCCCGCTCAAGGAGATGGCCGACCTCGCCGGCAAGAAGGTTGCCGTCGTGCGCGGCACGACGCAGGACACCGATCTCACCCAGCAGGCAAAAGGCGCCCAGCTTGTGCGATACGAGGACGACGCCACGATGGCGCTCGCATTCGCGTCGGGCCAAGTGGACATTCTCGCGACAGCACGCTCGTTGCTGCCGGCAATCAGCAAGAAAAACCCGGCACGAACGGCAGAGTCGCGCATTACCATGCAGACGTTCTACCTCGCTATCGGCATGCGCAAAGACGAGCCGAAGCTCAAGGAATGGGTGAACGGCTGGGTGAAGAGCAACCTTCAGAACGGGAAGCTCGGTGCGATCTACAAGAAGTATCACGGCGTCGACATTCCGGTGGAGCAGTTGCTGAAGGCAGGCAACTGA
- a CDS encoding transporter substrate-binding domain-containing protein has protein sequence MLKKIATSMAFAITALLAAMSLAHADALDDIKKAGKIRIAIDLGVPPYGMTDDKLQPTGLDVEAARLLAKDWGLEFEHVPTTGASRIPALQTGKADLVISSLSYTAERAKVIDFSLGYAVLRTVIAAPKSVALKSMADLDGKTVATVRGTTHDTQLTREGPKGMKLVRYEDDATEAQAFLSGQVDIFSTAEMIVPQVDKKNPARQVEMKFVLDNFKLAVGVKKDEKRLLAEVNAWVSANLKNGRLNELNKKYFGDNLPDLILKQ, from the coding sequence ATGTTGAAGAAGATAGCAACGTCGATGGCGTTCGCCATCACGGCCTTGCTGGCCGCGATGTCCCTCGCACACGCCGACGCACTGGACGATATCAAGAAAGCCGGCAAGATCCGCATCGCCATCGATCTCGGCGTGCCGCCCTACGGCATGACGGATGACAAGTTGCAACCGACCGGGCTCGACGTCGAGGCTGCCCGGCTTCTCGCCAAGGATTGGGGGCTCGAATTCGAGCACGTGCCGACCACCGGCGCCTCCCGGATTCCTGCGCTGCAGACCGGCAAGGCCGACCTCGTGATCTCGAGCCTCTCCTACACGGCGGAGCGCGCGAAGGTCATCGATTTCTCGTTGGGCTATGCCGTGCTGCGAACGGTCATCGCCGCCCCGAAGTCCGTGGCTCTCAAATCGATGGCTGATCTCGATGGCAAGACCGTCGCCACGGTGCGCGGCACGACGCACGACACGCAGCTGACCAGGGAGGGACCGAAAGGGATGAAGCTGGTCCGTTACGAGGATGATGCCACCGAGGCGCAGGCCTTCCTCAGCGGGCAGGTCGACATCTTCTCGACGGCGGAAATGATCGTCCCGCAGGTCGACAAGAAGAATCCGGCGCGGCAGGTGGAGATGAAGTTCGTGCTCGACAACTTCAAGCTCGCCGTCGGGGTGAAGAAGGACGAGAAGCGCCTTCTGGCCGAGGTCAACGCGTGGGTATCCGCCAATCTCAAGAACGGGCGGCTCAATGAACTAAACAAGAAGTACTTCGGCGACAACCTGCCCGATCTCATTCTGAAGCAATAG
- the rpiB gene encoding ribose 5-phosphate isomerase B codes for MKIVVGSDHAGFPMKAEVLAFLKESGHEVLDVGSFDPAPVDFPDIARKVAAAITSGQVERGLMVCGTGVGASIGANKMKGIRAAVCHDVHSAHQCVEHDDVNVMCIGAQIVGAWLAKDLIAAYLGATFSTAEEFRRRVAKLAIMDAER; via the coding sequence ATGAAGATTGTCGTAGGCTCGGACCACGCAGGTTTTCCCATGAAAGCGGAAGTGCTGGCCTTCCTGAAGGAGAGCGGGCACGAGGTGCTGGATGTGGGCAGCTTTGATCCCGCTCCGGTCGATTTCCCGGATATCGCGCGCAAGGTCGCAGCCGCGATCACCTCGGGTCAGGTGGAGCGCGGCCTCATGGTGTGCGGCACGGGCGTCGGCGCCTCGATCGGCGCCAACAAGATGAAGGGCATCCGGGCCGCGGTATGTCACGACGTCCACTCCGCCCACCAGTGCGTCGAGCACGACGACGTCAACGTCATGTGCATTGGCGCGCAGATCGTGGGTGCCTGGCTCGCCAAGGACCTGATCGCCGCCTACCTCGGCGCCACGTTCTCCACCGCCGAGGAGTTCCGGCGGCGGGTCGCCAAGCTCGCGATCATGGATGCCGAACGCTAG
- a CDS encoding FadR/GntR family transcriptional regulator produces MELKRPDEGEKGFEKVFAFLRDRLLAGSLKPGDRLISERDLAIQLGVSRPLVREALRALSMLGIVEIRDRIGTIVTRPDVSVLNDFFTFALAQQADMLDDVMQARVAIECQAIRLACERADIADFERLRAALAKIADTIDEADAGGMADFEFHRSIVLASHSETLAVLHNSMKGLLTHSHRSRRELVQAFPSMKKYLIEDHRRVFEAVVARNPDRADAALRKHFEIGNEYRRRALVGEHDKRKASR; encoded by the coding sequence GTGGAACTGAAGCGGCCGGACGAGGGCGAGAAGGGATTCGAGAAGGTGTTCGCCTTCTTGCGCGACCGCCTGCTCGCCGGCTCGTTGAAACCCGGCGACCGTCTGATTTCCGAGCGCGATCTGGCAATCCAGTTGGGCGTCAGCCGGCCGCTTGTCCGCGAAGCGCTGCGAGCGCTCTCGATGCTCGGCATCGTCGAGATCCGGGATCGCATCGGCACCATCGTCACGCGACCGGACGTCTCGGTCTTGAATGACTTCTTCACCTTCGCGCTCGCCCAGCAGGCGGACATGCTGGACGATGTCATGCAGGCGCGTGTCGCGATCGAATGCCAGGCGATCAGGCTCGCCTGCGAGCGTGCCGACATCGCCGACTTCGAACGTCTTCGGGCTGCGCTTGCGAAGATCGCGGACACGATTGACGAGGCGGATGCCGGCGGCATGGCCGACTTCGAATTCCACCGCAGCATCGTGCTGGCGTCGCATTCGGAGACGCTGGCCGTCCTGCACAATTCGATGAAAGGCCTGCTGACGCATTCGCATCGCAGCCGTCGCGAGCTGGTTCAGGCGTTTCCCTCGATGAAGAAATATCTGATCGAGGATCATAGACGCGTCTTTGAAGCGGTCGTCGCACGCAACCCGGATCGGGCCGATGCGGCGCTGCGCAAACACTTCGAAATCGGCAATGAGTACAGAAGGCGGGCGCTCGTCGGCGAGCACGACAAACGCAAGGCCTCGCGCTGA
- a CDS encoding amidohydrolase family protein: MLAGLPSISSPLLVDFLQGAVMSDEKTWKGPIVDAHQHFWDPITNDHPWLRPDVMIPFRYGDYSAIKRPYLPDDYRKDAAGHAVCETVYVETEWDPNTPLDETRYASGLNAHCRLPNAVVAQAWLDRDDAATVIAGQAAFPLVRSIRHKPEGPVSPKDVGRTRTLMSDERWRRGFALLEKHGLHFDLQTPWWNLDEAIALARDFPLTLIILNHAGLPADRSSEGLAGWRAAMARLAEEPNVRVKISGIGLRNRPWSVGDNRWIVEQVVAMFGADRAMFASNFPVDSLCGSFDTILSGFKRIAARYSEAEQARLFCETARQVYRTNENDRAPAHAD; encoded by the coding sequence TTGCTGGCCGGACTGCCCTCTATATCGTCGCCCTTACTGGTTGATTTCCTACAAGGTGCAGTCATGAGCGACGAGAAAACCTGGAAAGGTCCGATCGTGGACGCCCACCAGCATTTCTGGGACCCGATCACCAACGATCATCCATGGTTGCGTCCGGACGTCATGATCCCGTTTCGTTACGGCGACTATTCCGCCATCAAACGACCCTATCTGCCCGACGATTATCGCAAGGACGCCGCCGGTCACGCCGTCTGCGAGACAGTCTATGTCGAAACCGAGTGGGATCCGAATACGCCGCTCGACGAGACGCGCTACGCATCCGGACTGAACGCCCACTGTCGCCTGCCCAACGCGGTCGTGGCCCAAGCATGGCTCGATCGCGACGACGCGGCCACCGTCATCGCCGGGCAGGCTGCATTTCCGTTGGTGCGGAGTATCCGGCACAAGCCGGAAGGGCCGGTGTCGCCCAAGGATGTCGGTCGGACTCGGACACTGATGTCCGACGAGAGATGGCGGCGCGGTTTCGCCCTGCTGGAAAAGCATGGCCTGCACTTCGACCTGCAGACGCCGTGGTGGAATCTGGACGAAGCGATCGCGTTGGCGCGCGATTTTCCGCTTACGTTGATCATCCTCAATCATGCGGGCCTGCCGGCCGATCGCAGTTCGGAAGGGCTCGCCGGTTGGCGCGCTGCAATGGCGCGACTTGCCGAGGAGCCAAACGTCCGCGTCAAGATCTCCGGCATTGGCTTGCGCAACCGTCCGTGGAGCGTCGGCGACAATCGCTGGATCGTCGAGCAGGTCGTCGCCATGTTCGGCGCTGATCGCGCGATGTTCGCCAGCAACTTTCCGGTCGACAGCCTGTGCGGATCGTTCGACACGATCCTTTCGGGCTTCAAGCGGATCGCCGCACGCTATTCGGAAGCCGAACAGGCGCGGCTCTTTTGCGAAACGGCGCGCCAAGTCTATCGCACGAACGAAAATGACCGGGCGCCGGCCCACGCCGATTGA
- a CDS encoding SDR family NAD(P)-dependent oxidoreductase, with amino-acid sequence MDKRPHALVTGASSGIGAAIVERLLRDGWRVTGISRRAGSFDHPAFDHLSLDLSDVDTIEGAVAAVAPTALVHAAGMLKVGPLGSLDHDDGAAMWRLHVDVAERLADALAPRLPQGGRIVLIGSRTASGAAGRGQYAATKAALVALARSWASELAPRGITVNVVAPAATETPMLKDPTRANVVPKLPPIGRFIQPAEVAAAVAFLLSTDAAAITGQQLVICGGSSL; translated from the coding sequence ATGGACAAGCGGCCGCACGCGCTCGTCACAGGCGCCAGTTCGGGAATCGGCGCGGCGATCGTCGAGCGCCTGTTGCGCGACGGCTGGCGCGTCACCGGGATCAGCCGCCGCGCTGGGTCCTTCGACCATCCGGCGTTCGATCATCTGTCGCTTGACCTCAGCGACGTCGACACGATCGAGGGCGCTGTCGCGGCCGTCGCGCCGACGGCGCTGGTTCATGCCGCCGGCATGCTCAAGGTCGGTCCGCTCGGATCGCTCGACCATGACGACGGCGCTGCGATGTGGCGTCTGCATGTCGACGTCGCCGAGCGCCTCGCCGATGCGCTGGCGCCGCGCCTGCCGCAGGGAGGCCGCATCGTCCTGATCGGCAGCCGCACCGCATCCGGCGCGGCCGGCCGGGGGCAATATGCCGCGACCAAGGCGGCGCTGGTCGCACTGGCGCGGTCCTGGGCCAGCGAACTCGCGCCGCGGGGTATCACGGTCAACGTCGTTGCGCCCGCCGCGACGGAGACGCCGATGCTGAAGGACCCGACGCGCGCCAATGTCGTGCCAAAACTGCCGCCGATCGGCCGCTTCATTCAGCCGGCTGAAGTCGCCGCCGCCGTGGCCTTCCTGCTCTCGACTGATGCGGCCGCCATCACCGGGCAGCAGCTCGTGATCTGCGGCGGCAGCTCGCTTTGA
- a CDS encoding sialidase family protein encodes MTIVTEVVTTEREITADGAVRAATGDADRFDAFIPSPCVQNHAANLMPLANGDLACVWFGGTQEGMSDISVYFSRLPHGATQWSAAEKLSDDSGRSEQNPVLFPAPDGTLWLMWTAQLAGNQDTAIIRRRLSRDNGQSWGPIETLFPEHRGRGTFIRQPIVVLGNGDWLLPVFYCHSTPGRKWNGDEDTSAVKISSDAGRTWRDIDVPDSRGCVHMSIVRLDDGSLLAMYRSRWADNIYQSRSTDHGRTWSVPEPTSLPNNNSSIQLTRLDNGHLALVFNDSSARDATGRRLSLYDEIEDDLPPVLSGDGSKADGRAAFWGAPRAPMTLAISADGGRSWAKRDVETGDGYCMTNNSRDQTNRELSYPSVKQTADGAIHMAFTFHRRAIKYVRVTEPWVKQD; translated from the coding sequence ATGACCATCGTTACCGAGGTCGTGACCACCGAACGCGAGATCACGGCCGACGGCGCCGTTCGTGCGGCGACCGGCGACGCTGACAGGTTCGACGCCTTCATTCCCTCGCCTTGCGTGCAGAACCACGCCGCCAATTTGATGCCGCTCGCCAATGGCGATCTCGCCTGCGTCTGGTTCGGCGGCACGCAGGAGGGCATGTCCGACATCTCGGTGTATTTCTCGCGGCTGCCTCACGGCGCGACGCAATGGTCGGCTGCGGAAAAACTGTCTGACGATTCCGGCCGCTCGGAGCAGAACCCGGTGCTGTTCCCTGCCCCTGACGGCACGCTTTGGCTGATGTGGACGGCGCAGCTGGCGGGCAATCAGGATACCGCCATCATCCGCCGCCGCCTCTCGCGCGACAACGGCCAGAGCTGGGGTCCGATCGAGACGCTGTTTCCGGAGCACCGCGGCCGCGGCACCTTCATCCGCCAGCCGATCGTCGTGCTCGGCAATGGCGACTGGCTGCTGCCCGTGTTTTATTGCCACAGCACGCCGGGCCGGAAATGGAACGGCGACGAGGACACCAGCGCGGTAAAAATCTCGTCCGATGCCGGCCGGACCTGGCGCGACATCGACGTGCCGGACAGCCGCGGTTGCGTGCATATGAGCATCGTGCGCCTCGACGACGGTTCGCTGCTCGCGATGTATCGCAGCCGCTGGGCCGACAATATCTATCAGAGCCGGTCCACCGATCACGGCCGGACCTGGTCGGTGCCGGAACCGACTTCGCTCCCCAACAACAACTCCTCGATCCAGCTGACGCGGCTCGATAACGGCCACCTCGCGCTGGTCTTCAACGATTCCAGTGCCAGGGACGCGACCGGGCGCCGCCTCTCGCTCTATGACGAGATCGAGGACGACCTTCCGCCCGTGCTCTCCGGCGATGGCAGCAAAGCGGACGGCCGCGCCGCGTTCTGGGGCGCACCGCGGGCGCCGATGACGCTGGCGATCTCCGCCGATGGAGGACGCTCGTGGGCCAAGCGCGATGTCGAGACCGGCGACGGTTACTGCATGACCAATAATTCGCGCGACCAGACCAATCGCGAGCTGTCCTATCCCTCGGTCAAGCAGACCGCCGATGGTGCGATCCATATGGCCTTTACCTTCCATCGCCGCGCGATCAAATATGTCCGCGTGACCGAGCCCTGGGTGAAGCAGGATTGA
- a CDS encoding sodium:solute symporter family protein, giving the protein MQALLNGESTLIVTMIVAYIAFTSWLTLKLRSRTSDQFMTASRAMPAIVVGVLMMSEFVGAKSTVGTAQEAFQSGMAAGWAVLGASIGFLLFGLLMVKKLYNSGEYTISAAIAQKYGKSTMLTVSVIMIYALLLVNVGNYVSGAAAIATALHVSMPVAMCIIAAVSTFYYVFGGLKGVAWVTILHSAFKVVGVIIIFAVAMSLTGGIAPMQAKLPAYYFSWDGKIGFTTIFAWTFGTVGAIFSTQFIVQAVASTPSANDARKATFYAAAFCLPLGFLLALIGVAAKFLYPDMNSLYALPVFLEKMPPLASAFVTTSLVASIFVSVCTVALAIASLVVRDFYVPYWQPTPERELKMTRVFSIVIAIVPLFFVFFIPEILKLSFFTRALRLSITMVAMMGFYLPLFASNRGATAGLIGAAVSTTVWYLLGNPFGIDNMYIAAATPLVVMAIERLVMGHAPVATQAAQPNGLVERTST; this is encoded by the coding sequence ATGCAAGCCCTGCTCAACGGCGAAAGCACGCTCATCGTCACGATGATCGTGGCCTACATCGCCTTCACTTCCTGGCTCACACTGAAGCTGCGCAGCCGGACCAGCGATCAGTTCATGACCGCCTCGCGCGCGATGCCGGCCATCGTCGTCGGCGTGCTGATGATGTCCGAATTCGTCGGCGCCAAATCGACCGTCGGCACCGCGCAGGAAGCGTTTCAATCAGGCATGGCGGCGGGATGGGCCGTGCTCGGCGCCTCGATCGGCTTCCTGCTGTTCGGCCTCTTGATGGTGAAGAAGCTTTACAATTCCGGCGAATACACCATCTCGGCGGCGATCGCGCAGAAATACGGCAAGTCGACCATGCTCACCGTCTCCGTGATCATGATCTACGCGCTGCTGCTGGTGAATGTCGGCAATTACGTCAGCGGCGCCGCTGCGATCGCCACCGCGCTGCATGTCAGCATGCCCGTTGCGATGTGCATCATCGCCGCCGTCTCGACCTTCTACTACGTGTTCGGCGGATTGAAGGGCGTCGCCTGGGTGACGATCCTGCACAGCGCCTTCAAGGTCGTCGGCGTCATCATCATCTTCGCGGTCGCGATGTCGCTGACCGGCGGCATCGCGCCGATGCAGGCCAAGTTGCCGGCCTATTATTTCAGCTGGGACGGCAAGATCGGCTTTACGACCATCTTTGCCTGGACCTTCGGCACCGTCGGCGCGATCTTCTCGACCCAGTTCATCGTGCAGGCGGTCGCCTCGACGCCGAGCGCCAATGACGCCCGCAAGGCGACCTTTTATGCCGCCGCGTTCTGCCTGCCGCTCGGCTTCCTGCTCGCCCTGATCGGCGTCGCGGCGAAATTCCTCTACCCCGACATGAACAGCCTCTACGCGCTGCCGGTGTTCCTGGAGAAGATGCCGCCGCTGGCCTCGGCTTTCGTGACGACCTCACTGGTCGCCTCGATCTTCGTCAGCGTCTGCACGGTGGCGCTCGCGATCGCTTCGCTGGTGGTACGCGATTTCTACGTGCCCTATTGGCAGCCGACGCCGGAACGCGAATTGAAGATGACGCGCGTGTTCTCGATCGTGATCGCGATCGTGCCGCTGTTCTTCGTGTTCTTCATTCCGGAGATCCTGAAACTGTCGTTCTTCACGCGGGCGTTGCGTCTGTCGATCACGATGGTGGCGATGATGGGATTCTATCTGCCGCTGTTTGCCAGCAACCGCGGCGCTACCGCCGGCCTGATCGGCGCCGCCGTCTCGACCACGGTCTGGTACCTGCTCGGCAACCCCTTCGGCATCGACAACATGTACATCGCCGCCGCGACGCCGCTCGTCGTGATGGCGATCGAGCGCCTGGTAATGGGCCACGCGCCCGTCGCGACGCAGGCCGCGCAACCCAATGGCTTGGTGGAAAGGACCTCGACATGA
- a CDS encoding caspase family protein → MNRREFVSRLAAATALAGVAPAAVAAEGRRVALVIGNGAYRNVPALLNPPNDASDIAAALKRLGFTVTLATNAGFDDMRRGLIALGRDAAGADMAAVYFAGHGMEINGENWLIPVDAEMKRDTDAANEAINLQSVMLQVSNTTSLGLVILDACRNNPFAAKMKRSIATRAAPANGLGRIEPVGNVLVAYAARDGTTALDGDARNSPFAAALLRNIETPGVEVTFMFRNVRDDVMEATRNEQQPFVYGSLSRKAIYLAGRPTAGAEASPLPAVVSPAPAQTPTIDPALVGTWEIMMPSGRGQSRWIWQITGDGTYRFHAEPQRSARPHEGTITAANGRWTLHATRGLSGYSDGGAYEIHDALAVITGKLGTGAWKRSAE, encoded by the coding sequence ATGAACCGGCGCGAATTCGTGTCAAGGTTGGCGGCGGCAACCGCGTTGGCGGGCGTGGCGCCCGCGGCTGTTGCTGCGGAAGGCCGGCGGGTCGCGCTCGTCATCGGCAACGGCGCCTACAGGAACGTGCCCGCGCTGCTCAACCCGCCGAACGACGCCAGCGACATCGCCGCGGCGCTGAAGCGGCTTGGCTTCACTGTCACGCTGGCGACCAACGCCGGCTTCGACGACATGCGCCGCGGCCTGATCGCATTGGGGCGCGACGCCGCCGGCGCCGACATGGCGGCGGTTTATTTCGCCGGCCATGGCATGGAGATCAATGGCGAGAACTGGCTGATTCCCGTTGATGCCGAGATGAAGCGGGACACCGACGCGGCGAACGAAGCCATCAATCTGCAAAGCGTGATGTTGCAGGTGTCCAACACAACGAGCCTTGGTCTCGTCATTCTCGACGCCTGCCGCAACAATCCGTTTGCCGCAAAGATGAAAAGATCGATCGCCACGCGTGCGGCCCCCGCGAACGGGCTCGGCCGCATCGAGCCCGTCGGCAACGTTCTCGTCGCCTATGCCGCACGCGACGGCACCACGGCGCTCGACGGCGACGCGCGCAACAGCCCGTTTGCAGCGGCCCTCCTGCGCAACATCGAGACGCCTGGCGTCGAGGTGACGTTCATGTTCCGCAATGTGCGCGACGACGTGATGGAGGCGACGCGCAACGAGCAGCAGCCATTTGTCTACGGTTCGCTGTCGCGCAAGGCGATCTATCTCGCCGGCCGGCCGACCGCCGGCGCCGAGGCCAGCCCGCTTCCGGCCGTCGTTTCCCCTGCTCCCGCGCAGACGCCAACGATCGATCCCGCGCTGGTCGGCACCTGGGAGATCATGATGCCGAGCGGCCGCGGGCAGTCGCGCTGGATCTGGCAGATCACGGGCGACGGCACCTACCGATTTCACGCCGAGCCGCAGCGCTCGGCGCGTCCACACGAAGGCACGATCACCGCCGCGAACGGCCGCTGGACCCTGCACGCGACCAGAGGCCTGTCGGGCTACAGCGACGGCGGCGCCTACGAAATCCACGATGCGCTGGCTGTCATCACAGGCAAGCTGGGCACCGGCGCCTGGAAACGCAGCGCCGAATAG
- a CDS encoding amidohydrolase — MTPELHKKLTAWRQHLHAHPELSLQEKATAAFVQERLTELGIPFVSGIGGHGVVATLTRGSAEGRVGLRADMDALPITEDTGLAYASKNPGVMHACGHDGHTASLLGAAALLAADTDWSGTVDFIFQPAEEGFGGSRAMVAAGLFERFPMDRVFGFHNWPGLEAGTIAVHDGVVMASGGRVTITIEGHAGHAGMPHLTRDPVMAAGHLIVAMQGIVSRSVDPLDTAVLSLCTIEGGTASNQVAGKVVIRGTLRHHRNDVKDIILARIGEVCAGIATSFDVKVTPDIVMGVGVTTNAPEEAGFARTAADKVHAPVRRDLAPSMAGEDFAFYLQKRPGAFVWIGNGPLRDGAELHGPRYDFNDAILPVASGWMAEVAKTALSAN, encoded by the coding sequence TTGACCCCCGAACTGCACAAGAAACTGACCGCGTGGCGCCAGCATCTGCATGCCCACCCCGAGCTGTCCCTGCAGGAAAAGGCGACCGCCGCTTTCGTGCAGGAGCGGCTCACCGAGCTCGGCATTCCCTTTGTGTCAGGCATCGGCGGCCACGGCGTGGTCGCGACGCTGACGCGCGGATCGGCCGAGGGACGCGTCGGCTTGCGCGCCGACATGGACGCGCTGCCGATCACCGAGGATACCGGGCTTGCCTATGCCTCGAAAAACCCGGGCGTGATGCACGCCTGCGGCCATGACGGGCACACCGCCTCGCTGCTTGGCGCCGCCGCGCTGCTTGCCGCGGACACCGACTGGAGCGGCACCGTCGACTTCATCTTCCAGCCGGCCGAGGAAGGTTTTGGCGGCTCGCGCGCGATGGTCGCCGCCGGGCTGTTCGAGCGCTTCCCGATGGATCGCGTGTTCGGCTTCCACAACTGGCCGGGCCTCGAGGCCGGAACCATCGCGGTCCATGACGGCGTGGTGATGGCCTCCGGCGGACGCGTCACCATCACCATCGAGGGCCATGCGGGGCATGCCGGCATGCCGCATCTGACCCGCGATCCCGTGATGGCGGCGGGCCATCTGATCGTGGCGATGCAGGGAATCGTTTCGCGCAGCGTCGATCCGCTCGACACCGCCGTGCTCTCGCTGTGCACGATCGAGGGCGGCACCGCGTCGAACCAGGTCGCGGGCAAGGTCGTGATCCGCGGCACGCTGCGGCATCATCGCAACGACGTGAAGGACATCATCCTCGCGCGGATCGGCGAGGTCTGCGCCGGCATCGCCACCAGCTTCGACGTCAAGGTCACGCCCGATATCGTCATGGGCGTCGGCGTGACGACCAACGCGCCGGAGGAAGCCGGCTTCGCCCGCACGGCCGCGGACAAGGTGCATGCACCGGTGCGGCGCGACCTCGCACCCAGCATGGCGGGCGAGGATTTCGCGTTCTATCTCCAGAAGCGCCCGGGCGCGTTCGTCTGGATCGGCAACGGCCCCTTGCGCGACGGCGCCGAGCTGCACGGCCCACGCTACGATTTCAACGACGCGATCCTCCCGGTGGCATCGGGCTGGATGGCGGAAGTCGCCAAGACGGCGCTGTCGGCGAACTGA